A region from the Panicum hallii strain FIL2 chromosome 1, PHallii_v3.1, whole genome shotgun sequence genome encodes:
- the LOC112873562 gene encoding B-box zinc finger protein 20-like, with protein sequence MKVQCDVCAAEAASVFCCADEAALCGACDRRVHRANKLAGKHRRFSLLNPAPPSSSPGQQQPPPPLCDICQEKRGLLFCKEDRAILCRDCDVSVHTASELTMRHTRFLLTGVRLSAEPAACPSPPSEDENSSGSFAPPPAPATSHGSDSSSISEYLTKTLPGWHVEDFLVDEAAAAAAAAASIGVSADASYQGGPPRIGGVPDGGYSAWMAQEQLFGDSAAAGGARASRERWVPQMMYGSPELAAVAGSKRSRTAASPAAYSYW encoded by the exons ATGAAGGTGCAGTGCGACGTgtgcgcggcggaggcggcgtcgGTGTTCTGCTGCGCCGACGAGGCCGCGCTGTGCGGCGCGTGCGACCGCCGCGTGCACCGCGCCAACAAGCTCGCCGGCAAGCACCGCCGCTTCTCGCTGCTCAACCCGGCGCCACCGTCCTCGTCGCCggggcagcagcagccgccgcctccgctctGCGACATCTGCCAG GAGAAGAGGGGGCTCCTATTCTGCAAGGAGGACCGGGCGATCCTGTGCCGGGACTGCGACGTGTCGGTGCACACGGCCAGCGAGCTGACCATGCGCCACACCCGGTTCCTGCTCACCGGCGTGCGCCTCTCCGCCGAGCCGGCCGCCTGCCCGTCCCCGCCGTCGGAGGACGAGAACAGCAGCGGCAGcttcgccccgccgcccgcgcccgcaacCAGCCAcggcagcgacagcagcagcatcTCCGAGTACCTCACCAAGACGCTCCCCGGCTGGCACGTCGAGGACTTCCTGGTggacgaggccgccgccgccgccgccgccgccgccagcatcGGCGTCTCCGCAGACGCGTCCTATCAG GGAGGGCCGCCTCGGATCGGCGGCGTCCCGGACGGCGGCTACTCGGCCTGGATGGCGCAGGAGCAGCTCTTCGGCGAcagcgcggccgccggcggcgcgcgggccagCCGGGAGCGGTGGGTGCCGCAGATGATGTACGGCAGCCCGGAGCTGGCCGCCGTGGCCGGCAGCAAGCGGTCCAGAACCGCCGCGTCCCCGGCGGCGTACTCTTACTGGTGA
- the LOC112888515 gene encoding monothiol glutaredoxin-S6-like, producing the protein MALSRLAFPLFLLLAAAEFAAATRSPSAFVQNAIYSNRITIFSKTYCPYSIRAKRIFRDLKEDPYIVELDLREDGRDIQSVLLDLVGRHTVPQVFVNGQHVGGSDDTVNALSNGQLEKLLGKSQSQ; encoded by the exons ATGGCTCTGTCCAGATTGGCGttccccctcttcctcctcctcgctgCGGCGGAGttcgcggcggcgacgcggTCGCCGTCGGCCTTCGTGCAGAACGCCATCTACTCCAACCGCATCACCATCTTCTCGAAAACCTACTGCCC GTACTCTATCCGTGCTAAGCGCATATTTCGAGATCTCAAGGAAGATCCATATATTGTTGAACTAGATCTCCGAG AGGATGGGCGTGACATTCAAAGTGTTCTCCTGGACCTAGTTGGGCGCCATACTGTGCCACAGGTGTTTGTGAATGGCCAGCATGTTGGTGGCTCAGATG ATACAGTAAATGCTCTTTCAAATGGACAGCTTGAGAAACTCCTTGGTAAGAGTCAGTCACAGTGA
- the LOC112888498 gene encoding aldehyde dehydrogenase family 3 member F1-like produces the protein MGSVPEEIALGFGGLVGDLREVYESGRTRDLEWRHSQLRGLVRLLEEKEEDIFDVLREDLGKHRAESFRDEVGVLKKSIVDKLQNLKNWAAPEKARTPLVAFPSTALVVPEPLGVVLIFSCWNLPIGLALEPLSGALAAGNAVVVKPSELAPSTSAFLAANIPKYLDPKAVKVVEGGADVGEKLMEHRWDKVLFTGSSRVGRLIMTKAAKHLTPVALELGSKCPCIVDWLDSNRDSQVAVNRIIGAKWSTCSGQACIAIDYVLVEEEFAPILIELLKSTLKRFFTKPEYMARILNEKHFNRLRDLLADRRVSASVVHGGHCNPKTLSIEPTLLLNPPLDSDIMTEEIFGPLLPIITVKKIEDSITFLKSKPKPLAIYAFTRNEKLKRRIIEETSSGSVTFNDAIVQYGLDSIPFGGVGHSGFGQYHGKYSFEMFSHKKAVLKRSFLIEFLFRYPPWDESKIGMLRHVYRFDYVSLFLALIGLRR, from the exons ATGGGGAGCGTGCCGGAGGAGATCGCCCTGGGCTTCGGCGGCCTGGTGGGGGACCTGCGGGAGGTGTACGAGAGCGGCAGGACCCGGGACCTGGAGTGGCGCCACTCGCAGCTCCGGGGCCTCGTCAGGCTCCtcgaggagaaggaggaggacaTCTTTGACGTGCTCCGCGAGGACCTCGGCAAGCACCGCGCCGAGTCCTTCCGGGACGAG GTTGGGGTTCTGAAGAAGTCCATCGTCGACAAGCTGCAGAACCTCAAGAACTGGGCGGCACCCGAGAAG GCTCGCACGCCGCTGGTTGCCTTCCCGTCGACCGCGCTGGTGGTGCCGGAGCCGCTCGGGGTCGTGCTCATCTTCTCCTGCTGGAACCTCCCAATAG GCCTGGCCCTGGAGCCGCTCTCCGGAGCCTTGGCGGCCGGCAACGCCGTGGTGGTGAAGCCGTCCGAGCTCGCGCCGTCCACCTCCGCGTTCCTGGCGGCTAACATCCCAAAGTACCTGGACCCCAAGGCCGTGAAGGTCGTCGAGGGCGGGGCGGACGTCGGGGAGAAGCTCATGGAGCACAGATGGGACAAGGTCCTCTTCACCG GCAGCAGCCGTGTCGGCCGCCTCATCATGACGAAGGCCGCCAAGCACCTGACCCCGGTGGCGCTCGAGCTTGGCTCCAAGTGCCCGTGCATCGTCGACTGGCTCGATAGCAACAGGGACAGCCAG GTAGCTGTGAATCGCATTATCGGGGCCAAATGGTCCACCTGCTCGGGCCAAGCTTGCATCGCCATCGACTACGTGCTGGTCGAGGAGGAATTTGCGCCCATTCTG ATCGAGCTGCTCAAGTCGACCCTGAAGAGGTTCTTCACCAAGCCGGAGTACATGGCGCGCATCCTGAACGAGAAGCACTTCAACAGGCTGCGCGACCTCCTGGCGGACCGCAGGGTGTCGGCCTCCGTGGTGCACGGCGGACACTGCAACCCCAAGACACT GAGCATCGAGCCCACGCTGCTGCTGAACCCTCCGCTCGACTCCGACATCATGACGGAGGAGATCTTCGGCCCGCTGCTCCCCATCATCACG GTGAAGAAGATCGAAGACAGCATCACGTTCCTGAAATCGAAGCCGAAGCCGCTGGCGATCTACGCCTTCACCCGGAACGAGAAGCTGAAGCGCCGGATCATCGAGGAGACCTCGTCCGGGAGCGTCACGTTCAACGACGCCATCGTGCAG TACGGCCTGGACAGCATCCCGTTCGGCGGCGTCGGGCACAGCGGGTTCGGGCAGTACCACGGCAAGTACTCGTTCGAGATGTTCAGCCACAAGAAGGCGGTGCTCAAGAGGAGCTTCCTCATTGAGTTCCTGTTCCGGTACCCGCCCTGGGACGAGAGCAAGATCGGCATGCTCAGGCACGTCTACCGCTTCGACTACGTCTCGCTCTTCCTCGCGCTGATCGGCCTCAGGAGATGA
- the LOC112888506 gene encoding probable inactive leucine-rich repeat receptor kinase XIAO, translated as MASIGRRVLLLALLPPLLLLLALRRAAALPAPAVTFPGDKAALAALKSAVAASSVPPYSCLASWDFARDPCAAFPCGIRCYAPATAANSSSYLRVMAVALDPAGYAGALPAAVLSSLPFLASLSLAGNRFHGTLPEGVPLPPALRVLDLSGNAFSGAIPASLFTASSGLQELYLSGNAFSGGIPPQLALLGALARLELQHNGLTGPLPRQLGAMRALYHLDVSGNALSGPPLGAAPGLLPPSLLSFAARNNSFSGPLRAAALGALPALRVLDLTGNTVSGAVPGAALAHPALQQLRLGSNRLDAVEEAPGGGSASQLVELDLSGNRIAGRLPGCLGAMPRLAAVALDRNRFTGGIPDRYAVRAAAEEATDQWVPFARLMLQGNYLCGALPSQLRQLKEGGAAVSLADNCLPRCPRKFFFCQGAPQKDHATCPKCETSFHREDALLRMP; from the coding sequence ATGGCCTCGATTGGCCGTCGCGTCCTCCTGctagcgctgctgccgcccctCCTTCTCCTGCTCGCGctccggcgcgcggcggcgctgcccgcgCCCGCGGTCACGTTCCCGGGCGACAAGGCTGCGCTGGCGGCGCTCAAGTCCGCGGTGGCCGCGTCCTCCGTCCCGCCCTACTCCTGCCTCGCGTCGTGGGACTTCGCGCGCGACCCCTGCGCGGCGTTCCCCTGCGGCATCCGCTGCTACGCGCCAGCCACCGCCGCCAACTCCTCCTCCTACCTCCGCGTCATGGCCGTCGCGCTCGACCCCGCGGGCTACGCGGGCGCGCTCCCCGCTGCCGTCCTCTCCTCGCTCCCGTTCCTCGCGTCGCTGTCGCTCGCCGGCAACCGGTTCCACGGCACGCTCCCGGAGGGGGTCCCGCTGCCGCCGGCTCTCCGCGTCCTCGACCTCTCCGGGAACGCCTTCTCCGGCGCGATACCGGCGTCCCTCTTCACCGCCTCCTCCGGGCTGCAGGAGCTCTACCTCTCCGGGAACGCCTTCTCCGGCGGGATCCCGCCGCAGCTGGCGCTCCTGGGCGCCCTCGCGCGGCTGGAGCTGCAGCACAACGGCCTCACGGGGCCCCTGCCGCGGCAGCTGGGCGCGATGCGCGCGCTCTACCACCTCGACGTCAGCGGCAACGCGCTGTCGGGCCCGCCGCTCGGCGCGGCGCCGgggctgctgccgccgtcgctcCTGTCGTTCGCGGCGCGcaacaactccttctccgggcCGCTGCGcgccgcggcgctgggcgcgCTCCCCGCCCTGCGGGTGCTGGACCTCACGGGCAACACCGTGTCCGGCGCGGTCCCCGGCGCCGCGCTCGCGCACCCGGCGCTGCAGCAGCTGCGCCTGGGGTCTAACCGGCTCGACGCGGTCGAGGAGGCGCCCGGCGGCGGGTCCGCGAGCCAGCTCGTCGAGCTCGACCTCAGCGGCAACCGGATCGCCGGGCGGCTGCCGGGCTGCCTCGGCGCGATGCCGCGGCTGGCGGCCGTCGCGCTCGACCGGAACCGGTTCACCGGTGGCATCCCCGACCGGTACGCCGTCCGTGCGGCGGCCGAGGAGGCCACCGACCAGTGGGTGCCATTCGCCAGGCTGATGCTGCAGGGGAACTATCTCTGTGGAGCGCTGCCGAGCCAGCTGAGGCAGCTCAAGGAGGGCGGCGCAGCGGTGAGCCTGGCGGACAACTGCCTGCCGAGGTGTCCGCGCAAGTTCTTCTTCTGCCAAGGGGCGCCGCAGAAGGACCACGCCACGTGTCCCAAGTGCGAGACTTCGTTCCACCGCGAGGACGCTCTGCTGCGGATGCCCTGA